The following are encoded together in the Thalassomonas haliotis genome:
- a CDS encoding MATE family efflux transporter: MNLNNFLEQSKSLLKLAYPILIAQLIQNLMGFSDTVMAGRVSATDMAAVAVASSVWLPLILTIYGLIMALATIVSQLAGADKYHQVARASFQTGWIALVLGLSLIILYYLLAPYLYPLVTLESNLKQLMFDYLGYIIWGGPGFCLYLVLRNYSEGLSHTKPTMIISIIGLVINIPANYIFIYGELGMPALGGAGCGIATAIVYWVMFFSMLVYVLVSKKLKHAPLFKQFYWPQWSEIKGILTLGVPIALSLLFEVSLFAVVAVILAPFGANVVASHQIAINFSGLVFMVPLSLALAVTIKVGFAVGNKDYQQAKTICRYSVILGLMIAFFTAALTLIFKSQIAAIYTTDTKVIELAASLMFLAALFQFSDAIQVISAGALRGYKDTKSILVITFIAYWLIGLSLGLILGVTDWLMPAIGAYGFWIGFISGLTTAAFFLTWRLRIIQQRFEQTSSV; this comes from the coding sequence ATGAATTTAAATAATTTCCTCGAACAAAGCAAAAGCCTGCTCAAGCTGGCCTACCCTATTTTAATTGCTCAACTTATCCAAAACTTAATGGGGTTTTCCGATACCGTTATGGCCGGACGTGTCAGCGCAACCGATATGGCCGCCGTGGCCGTTGCCAGCAGTGTCTGGTTGCCCTTGATTTTAACGATTTATGGCCTGATCATGGCCCTGGCCACCATAGTATCCCAGCTTGCCGGGGCAGATAAATATCACCAGGTCGCCCGGGCAAGTTTTCAAACCGGGTGGATAGCTCTGGTATTAGGCTTATCTTTGATTATCTTATACTACCTGCTGGCCCCTTATCTTTATCCTCTGGTCACCCTGGAAAGCAACTTAAAACAACTGATGTTTGACTATCTGGGTTATATCATCTGGGGCGGGCCGGGGTTTTGTTTATATTTAGTCCTGAGAAACTATTCCGAAGGTTTATCCCATACCAAGCCGACCATGATCATCAGTATTATTGGCTTAGTGATCAATATTCCGGCCAATTATATCTTTATTTATGGTGAACTCGGTATGCCGGCATTAGGCGGTGCCGGCTGTGGTATCGCCACCGCCATTGTTTATTGGGTGATGTTCTTCAGTATGCTGGTGTACGTTTTAGTGTCTAAAAAATTAAAACATGCGCCGCTGTTTAAGCAATTTTATTGGCCCCAGTGGTCGGAAATTAAAGGCATCCTCACCCTGGGTGTGCCAATTGCCCTGTCTTTATTATTTGAAGTGAGTTTGTTTGCCGTGGTTGCCGTGATTCTGGCCCCTTTTGGCGCCAATGTTGTCGCCAGCCACCAGATAGCCATTAACTTTTCCGGCCTGGTGTTTATGGTGCCTTTAAGCCTGGCGCTGGCGGTTACCATCAAAGTCGGGTTTGCCGTTGGTAATAAAGATTACCAGCAAGCCAAGACCATTTGCCGCTATTCGGTGATATTGGGCCTGATGATCGCCTTTTTCACGGCAGCGCTGACCCTGATTTTTAAAAGCCAAATTGCCGCCATCTATACTACAGACACTAAAGTTATCGAATTGGCCGCCAGCTTAATGTTTTTAGCGGCATTATTTCAGTTCTCAGATGCGATTCAGGTGATATCCGCCGGGGCATTACGCGGCTATAAAGACACTAAGTCAATTTTAGTGATCACTTTTATCGCCTACTGGCTAATAGGCCTGAGTTTAGGCTTAATTCTGGGGGTGACCGACTGGCTAATGCCCGCCATCGGCGCTTATGGCTTCTGGATTGGCTTTATTTCAGGTTTAACCACCGCAGCTTTTTTCCTGACATGGCGGCTGCGTATAATACAGCAACGATTTGAACAGACATCAAGTGTCTAA